In a single window of the Lacerta agilis isolate rLacAgi1 chromosome 15, rLacAgi1.pri, whole genome shotgun sequence genome:
- the LZTS1 gene encoding leucine zipper putative tumor suppressor 1, whose translation MGSVSSLISGHSFHSKHCRASQYKLRKSSHLKKLNRYSDGLLKFGFSQETVHNKSSSKGNKNEDFFYIKVNQKAHRTDYTPLSGGELGGQAGRSSVDFGTTTPPKLKPVSNQIELPTDKSATRPTAFKPVLPRSSTVLHSSPEHGNHVPQKLQSQEKAKDADAKPALCSGGLSDSGRNSMSSLPTHSTASSYQLDPLVAPVGPINRFGGSALNITQCAILQDSNMMSLKALSFSDGGTKILNPGKMSAPPHPGEKNSCVRSPISTEESAIQELEQKLLEREGELQELQCSFEEKEIASCQSYEEKQRRCRDEMEGLKQKCNNRLKQTSQKSHRAQQLLQLQVFQLQQEKQQLREELANLMKEQDLLEAKLRSYEKEKTNFAPALEETQWEVCQKSGEISLLKQQLKESQTELNSKTNEVLNLKAQLKDVRAKMELLDMKIQDLEDSLRAKAMELEVCENELQRKKNESELLREKVNLLEQEIAELRTELTILREQMKCGTASAGLEGSMTEEAQALWREVEKLKAELGEAQDSNQQMTAGFQQERQTWKEEKEKVIHYQKQLQQSYLHMYKRNQNLEKMLQQLAAGEDGKEPLDLDLHGTDVPYEDIIATEI comes from the exons ATGGGAAGTGTCAGTAGCCTAATCTCTGGCCACAGCTTCCACAGCAAACACTGCCGGGCATCCCAGTACAAGCTGCGCAAGTCTTCCCACCTGAAGAAGCTGAACAGATATTCAGACGGACTGTTGAAATTTGGCTTCTCTCAGGAAACTGTTCACAAtaagtccagctccaagggcaaCAAGAATGAAGACTTTTTTTACATCAAGGTCAACCAGAAGGCTCACCGGACGGACTACACCCCGCTCTCTGGGGGGGAGCTGGGAGGCCAGGCTGGGAGGAGCAGTGTGGACTTTGGCACCACGACGCCACCCAAACTGAAGCCAGTCTCCAACCAGATAGAACTA CCCACTGACAAGAGTGCTACGAGGCCCACAGCCTTCAAGCCCGTGCTCCCTCGCTCCAGCACagtcctccactcttccccagaGCACGGCAACCATGTTCCCCAGAAGCTCCAATCGCAGGAGAAAGCCAAGGATGCGGATGCTAAGCCTGCTCTGTGCTCCGGAGGACTGTCAGACTCTGGAAGAAACTCCATGTCTAGCCTCCCCACGCACAGTACAGCCAGCAGCTACCAGTTGGACCCCCTTGTCGCTCCCGTGGGACCCATCAACCGATTTGGGGGCTCTGCCTTGAACATCACTCAGTGCGCCATCCTGCAGGACAGTAACATGATGAGCCTGAAGGCCTTGTCCTTCTCGGATGGGGGCACCAAGATCCTGAACCCTGGCAAAATGTCTGCTCCTCCCCACCCCGGCGAGAAGAACTCCTGTGTCCGCTCGCCGATCTCCACGGAGGAGTCTGCCATCCAGGAGCTGGAGCAGAAGCTtctggagagggagggggagctgcaggAGCTGCAGTGCAGCTTTGAGGAGAAGGAGATCGCCTCCTGCCAAAGCTACGAGGAAAAGCAGAGGCGCTGCAGGGACGAGATGGAAGGGCTGAAGCAGAAATGCAACAACAGACTCAAGCAGACGTCGCAGAAGAGCCACAGGgcgcagcagctgctgcagctgcaagtgttccagctgcagcaggagaagcagcagctccGGGAGGAACTGGCCAACCTGATGAAGGAGCAGGACCTCCTGGAGGCCAAGCTGAGGTCCTATGAGAAGGAAAAGACCAACTTTGCCCCAGCGCTGGAGGAAACTCAGTGGGAG GTGTGCCAGAAGTCTGGTGAAATCTCTCTCCTGAAGCAGCAGCTGAAGGAATCCCAGACAGAGCTCAACAGCAAGACCAACGAGGTCCTCAACCTGAAAGCTCAGCTGAAGGATGTCCGGGCAAAGATGGAATTGCTAGATATGAAAATCCAGGACCTGGAAGATTCCCTGCGCGCCAAGGCTATGGAGCTGGAGGTGTGCGAGAACGAGCTCCAGCGCAAGAAGAACGAGTCGGAGCTGCTGAGGGAGAAGGTGAACCTGCTGGAGCAGGAGATCGCAGAGCTGCGGACGGAACTCACCATCCTCAGGGAGCAGATGAAGTGTGGGACGGCCTCCGCGGGCCTGGAGGGGAGCATGACGGAGGAAGCGCAAGCCCTGTGGCGGGAAGTGGAGAAGCTGAAGGCAGAGCTGGGAGAGGCTCAGGACAGCAACCAGCAGATGACGGCCGGCTTCCAGCAGGAGCGGCAGAcctggaaggaggagaaagagaaagtcaTCCACTaccagaagcagctgcagcagagcTACCTGCACATGTACAAACGGAACCAGAACCTGGAGAAGATGCTCCAGCAGCTGGCTGCAGGGGAGGATGGCAAAGAGCCTTTAGACCTTGACCTCCATGGAACTGATGTCCCTTATGAGGACATCATTGCCACTGAAATCTGA